The Penaeus monodon isolate SGIC_2016 chromosome 13, NSTDA_Pmon_1, whole genome shotgun sequence genome contains a region encoding:
- the LOC119579899 gene encoding uncharacterized protein LOC119579899, translating to MLARTRLAPIKTTTIPRLELSAAVLAATSDAKLRKELSLPIDDSVFWTDSTIVLQGLSAIELMQRKDWKEGAEFLLLPEASWPPPPELPGISNDDPDVKDMTISFAAGTRKVAPVDPLFGRYSLWYKLQRIVAWLRRFCSACRRKCSHQDSNLSVMEIQAARMVIIRQVQMTCFAEVLDILKKGKNLKARCLYRLEPHLDDQGMLRVGGRRVDEYIDQNSRRPLILPKDHPVTALIVQDIHVFHARHSGREHIFGVDCFGPFHVVCKRHTEKRFGCVFTCFSTRAVHIEPLKSLDASAFLNALMCFIACRGTPMTIYSDRGTNFLRAEKELRATVHAWSRNKSIDDTFKQRGIEWVFQPPAASHMGGVWERQIRTIRKIFSSIIGMQRIDDDRLRTLSCEVEDNEQPPSYRDPRQRHRTRSFNP from the exons ATGTTGGCAAGAACAAGACTGGCTCCAATAAAGACAACCACCATCCCCAGACTGGAGTTGTCAGCAGCAGTCCTGGCAGCCACATCAGATGCAAAATTACGGAAGGAGCTCTCTTTGCCTATTGATGACTCCGTGTTCTGGACTGATAGTACTATTGTTCTGCA AGGTCTATCAGCTATAGAGTTAATGCAAAGAAAGGATTGGAAGGAAGGGGCAGAATTTCTCCTCTTACCTGAAGCCTCCTGGCCTCCTCCACCAGAACTTCCTGGGATTTCAAATGATGATCCTGACGTTAAGGATATGACTATATCATTTGCAGCTGGCACAAGGAAAGTTGCACCTGTGGACCCACTGTTTGGCCGATATTCCTTGTGGTACAAGCTGCAGCGAATTGTAGCATGGCTACGTAGATTCTGTTCAGCATGCAGAAGAAAGTGTTCACACCAAGACTCTAACCTCAGCGTTATGGAGATCCAAGCAGCAAGGATGGTTATCATCAGACAAGTACAAATGACCTGCTTTGCTGAAGTGTTGGACAtattgaagaaaggaaaaaatttgaaggCAAGGTGCCTTTATCGTCTGGAACCCCACTTGGATGACCAGGGCATGTTACGTGTGGGTGGACGGAGAGTCGATGAATATATCGACCAGAATTCTAGAAGGCCTCTGATCTTACCGAAAGATCATCCTGTAACCGCCTTAATAGTTCAAGACATTCATGTGTTCCATGCCAGGCACTCCGGCAGAGAACACATCTTTG GAGTGGATTGTTTTGGCCCATTTCATGTAGTATGtaaaagacacacagagaagcGATTTGGTTGTGTCTTTACATGCTTCAGCACCAGGGCTGTCCATATTGAACCCTTAAAGTCTCTAGATGCTAGCGCCTTTCTCAACGCACTCATGTGCTTTATAGCCTGTAGAGGAACCCCTATGACGATCTACTCCGATAGAGGAACAAACTTCTTGAGAGCTGAAAAGGAGCTCCGAGCAACAGTTCATGCCTGGTCTAGGAACAAGTCCATTGATGACACATTTAAACAGAGGGGCATTGAGTGGGTTTTCCAACCCCCTGCAGCATCTCACATGGGAGGCGTGTGGGAACGGCAGATTCGAACCATACGGAAGATTTTCTCTTCGATCATAGGCATGCAGAGAATAGATGATGATCGACTACGAACATTATCTTGTGAAGTAGAAGACAATGAACAGCCGCCCTCTTACCGCGATCCCAGGCAACgtcacagaaccagaagctttaACCCCTAA